In Euphorbia lathyris chromosome 2, ddEupLath1.1, whole genome shotgun sequence, the sequence ACATTAATGTCACACAATTTAGAAAATAGAACTGCCTTCAGATGATATTACCATTATTATGCATAACACCAAACCATAAACAAATAGAAATCACAATAtagaatgaaataaaataaacaataaaaaataaaaagttcttTTGCAATTGAGAGGATGGAAAAGTGCGGAGATACTTTGATGTTAAGAAAGGATTTTATCAGCAAACGTAATACTAAAATTATGGTCATGGAGGATGTATAAAATGGCATACCCTGTTTTTAACAACGTAAAAGACATGAAGGATTACCAGAAATTGCAAAGTTTAGACAAAAATTATGGTCATGGAGGATGTGGTAAAATGGCATACCCTGTTTAAAAGACATGAAGGATTACTAGAAATTGCAAAGTTCAGACAAAAATTATGGTAATAGAGGATGTGGTAAAATGGCATACCCTGTTTTTGACACCGTAAAAGACATGAAGGATTACCAGAAATTGATTTAAACTGATATGTCAGGTCAAGTAAAGGGGAAAAAGATGTTGCTCAAGTCTAAAAATGAACTTTAGAACTAGAACCTCATATGCAGAAGATGCCTAGAGAAAATTCTCATAGTTTAAAGAATCTATGTTCAAAATAAGAACTAACATGATTTCAacaaaaagtcgagtggcagcTGTAATTTCCAGGCAAACTGCTTTCACATATGCAAACCAGCAAAGAGCAACTCCAACTCCTCTTCCTGCGAGACAGTCCTCTGACATGAACCAAAAAAATAACATAGTTAAGAACCATCAAAATAACTATTAAAGCATAAAAAGCAGTTCAGGTATTTGGACTTCAGATAGAACTGAAGAAGCCAAATCATTTTCGGAAgtgtatttcttttattcggagtCCAATTTTTCTCTAATCTTTTTTCTATTACCCTGAAAGCCTGCTTATATTAAATAACACGATAAAAATAGCAACAGAAAGTTCTTAATATTATCAGACCTTAATAGACAGAAGTTGCAGAATTTTATTAAGAACACGAAGGCGATGGGTAACATAGCTGCTGTTAGGGGGAAGTTTATTCATTCTCTGCATTTCATCATGGACTGCTGCCGCCTTCTCCTCATTTCCCATTTGCTTTAATTGAGGTTTAGAAATGGAGCTGGCCATATTTTCCATGGTTTGGTCAAGGGCACCACTGCCCTTATAATGACTACACGAATCCACTTTATCTGCATATTGGTACCAAAAAGGCTTATGCAATTTAGATTGGACCAAATggaaaacaacaaacaactatATAATGCCAAA encodes:
- the LOC136218927 gene encoding uncharacterized protein, translating into MENMASSISKPQLKQMGNEEKAAAVHDEMQRMNKLPPNSSYVTHRLRVLNKILQLLSIKRTVSQEEELELLFAGLHM